A genomic stretch from Vibrio algarum includes:
- the crl gene encoding sigma factor-binding protein Crl has protein sequence MANKVVSPTHFRLITALRAIGPYLRESESQDGKYLFDCLSVCVDDKKSPELREFWGWWMELDSSREEEVVNGFVAKFQVGKYDTEGNWQTVSVPKKFKVEVARTQEEFLKKLSKVLEERFALEFTLHDESEEFV, from the coding sequence ATGGCGAACAAGGTGGTTAGCCCAACTCATTTCCGATTGATAACGGCATTACGAGCAATAGGGCCTTATCTTAGAGAGTCTGAGTCACAAGATGGCAAGTATTTATTCGATTGTCTTTCTGTCTGTGTTGATGACAAAAAATCCCCGGAATTACGTGAGTTTTGGGGATGGTGGATGGAACTAGACTCTTCTAGAGAAGAGGAAGTTGTAAATGGTTTTGTCGCTAAGTTTCAAGTCGGAAAATATGACACAGAAGGTAATTGGCAAACGGTGAGCGTACCAAAGAAATTCAAGGTAGAAGTCGCCAGAACTCAAGAAGAGTTTTTGAAGAAACTGAGTAAAGTGCTCGAAGAGCGTTTTGCACTAGAGTTTACCCTCCATGACGAGTCTGAAGAATTCGTCTGA
- the gpt gene encoding xanthine phosphoribosyltransferase: MSNKFIITWDNMQMYCRQLAEKQMPAEQWKGILGVSRGGLVPAAILARELGIRYVDTICISSYDHDHQRDMTVVKAPEGDGEGFLIVDDLVDSGDTARKIREMYPKAKFVTVSAKPAGAHLVDEYIVDIAQDTWIEQPWDMEIAYVDPINKK; the protein is encoded by the coding sequence ATGAGTAACAAATTCATCATTACTTGGGACAATATGCAGATGTATTGTCGTCAACTGGCTGAGAAGCAGATGCCTGCTGAACAGTGGAAAGGCATTCTCGGTGTGAGCCGTGGTGGTTTGGTTCCTGCGGCGATCTTGGCCCGTGAACTTGGTATTCGCTACGTGGATACTATCTGTATCTCTAGCTACGATCATGATCATCAACGTGATATGACCGTTGTTAAAGCACCAGAAGGCGATGGTGAAGGCTTCCTCATCGTTGATGACCTTGTTGATAGTGGTGATACTGCGCGTAAGATTCGTGAAATGTACCCTAAAGCAAAATTCGTTACGGTAAGCGCTAAACCTGCCGGTGCTCATCTAGTGGATGAATATATTGTCGATATTGCGCAAGACACTTGGATTGAGCAACCTTGGGATATGGAAATCGCTTACGTAGACCCAATTAATAAAAAATAG